Proteins encoded together in one Triticum dicoccoides isolate Atlit2015 ecotype Zavitan chromosome 7B, WEW_v2.0, whole genome shotgun sequence window:
- the LOC119335440 gene encoding protein ALTERED XYLOGLUCAN 4-like has protein sequence MAPLLPPSPPSGSPRLLKSSSGSEWNVVVQRNVKSSLLLLLAISTVVAFSILYSSRSLTVARTAGEALTQSPLLAALDLSSRMPEDDDDQSDEPAEVVSLTAAASSTDDGPSEAAMQLEEKCDISRGKWVREPNGPVYTNLTCPMLPDFKNCQKFGKDDGHLYWRWQPDGCELPRFVPERFLDVVRGKRLAFIGDSLARNQIDSLLCLLSQAEAPRDVYSDAFDKYRTWHFPAHNFTLMVMWTEFYAHAVPVVGADGKPTSSFDIHLDRLGADWTSRLPGLDYAIISGGNWFFRVNYLWEGGRRIGCLNCAGNDANLTDFGVAYTVRRVVRAAVEGIARCPGCKTSLITFLRTYSPDHFEQGSWFDGGYCNRTAPLQEREVSMESIAWELRRVQREEMRRVRATKRRFGVLDVTKAMMMRADGHPDNHFDSRWRRNGSDCLHWCLPGPVDMWNGVLLQRLAELTPPPAAR, from the exons ATGGcgccccttcttcctccctcgccTCCGTCCGGCAGCCCGAGGCTGCTCAAGAGCAGCAGCGGCAGCGAGTGGAACGTGGTGGTGCAGAGGAACGTCAAGTCCTCGCTGCTGCTCCTGCTGGCCATCTCCACGGTCGTCGCCTTCTCCATCCTCTACTCGTCCCGGAGCTTGACGGTGGCCAGGACGGCCGGGGAGGCGCTGACGCAGAGCCCTCTGCTCGCCGCCCTCGACCTGAGCAGCCGGATGCCAGAGGATGACGACGATCAAAGCGACGAACCTGCAGAGGTCGTCTCGTTGACAGCTGCTGCTTCGAGCACAGATGATGGTCCAA GTGAGGCAGCCATGCAGCTCGAGGAGAAATGCGACATTTCCAGGGGGAAATGGGTGCGGGAGCCGAATGGCCCGGTGTACACCAACCTGACGTGCCCAATGCTGCCGGACTTCAAAAACTGCCAGAAGTTCGGCAAGGATGACGGCCACCTCTACTGGCGGTGGCAGCCGGACGGCTGCGAGCTGCCGCGGTTCGTGCCGGAACGGTTCCTCGACGTCGTCCGCGGGAAGCGGCTCGCCTTCATCGGCGACTCGCTGGCGCGCAACCAGATTGACTCTCTGCTCTGCCTCCTGTCTCAG GCCGAGGCACCCAGGGACGTGTACTCGGACGCGTTCGACAAGTACCGGACATGGCACTTCCCGGCGCACAACTTCACGCTCATGGTGATGTGGACCGAGTTCTACGCGCACGCCGTCCCCGTCGTCGGCGCCGACGGGAAGCCCACCTCCTCCTTCGACATCCACCTCGACAGGCTCGGCGCCGACTGGACCAGCCGCCTGCCGGGCCTGGACTACGCCATCATCTCGGGCGGCAACTGGTTCTTCCGCGTCAACTACCTCTGGGAGGGCGGCCGCCGCATCGGCTGCCTCAACTGCGCCGGCAACGACGCCAACCTCACCGACTTCGGCGTCGCCTACACCGTCCGCCGCGTCGTCAGGGCAGCCGTGGAGGGCATCGCGCGGTGCCCGGGCTGCAAGACCAGCCTCATCACCTTCCTGCGGACCTACTCGCCCGACCACTTCGAGCAGGGCTCGTGGTTCGACGGCGGCTACTGCAACAGGACGGCGCCGCTGCAGGAGCGGGAGGTGAGCATGGAGAGCATCGCGTGGGAGCTGAGGAGGGTGCAGAGGGAGGAGATGAGGCGGGTGAGGGCGACCAAGAGGAGGTTCGGGGTGCTGGACGTGACCAAGGCCATGATGATGCGCGCCGACGGCCACCCCGACAATCACTTCGACAGCAGGTGGAGGAGGAACGGCAGCGACTGCTTGCACTGGTGCCTGCCGGGGCCCGTCGACATGTGGAACGGCGTGCTGCTCCAGAGGCTCGCGGAGCTCACGCCGCCGCCGGCCGCACGGTGA